One Turneriella parva DSM 21527 genomic region harbors:
- a CDS encoding KamA family radical SAM protein, with protein sequence MTAPEAASTQELSRRFRTRIAPHIKKHAATLNDLDSAALLRQFTPDVRELVDAPGYSDDPLSEDDSDIHPFADVIHKYPNKLLYLTTDECPVYCRYCTRKRKTLLSEGHQPTALDLIADYLRRNNAINEIIFSGGDPLMLTPSDFLARAQTFLQIDSVRYLRLHTRALTTSPGLLSQRYLDALAELIGNFKQKTIAFVLHINTSAEISDSARAAVQNLRALGIACYSQSVLLREVNDNATSLAALCDALHHAGIQPYYLHQLDRVTGSAHFEVTDAEAMRIYSELKTLIPRYMLPAFVKDSKQGKKPMC encoded by the coding sequence ATGACCGCGCCCGAAGCTGCGTCTACCCAAGAACTCTCGCGCCGTTTTAGAACGCGTATCGCTCCTCATATCAAAAAACACGCCGCTACTCTCAATGACCTGGATTCAGCAGCGCTCTTGAGACAATTCACGCCCGATGTACGCGAGCTTGTCGATGCGCCCGGGTATTCTGACGACCCACTGAGCGAAGATGACAGCGATATACACCCTTTTGCCGATGTCATACATAAATACCCGAACAAGCTGCTCTATCTCACGACAGATGAGTGCCCGGTATATTGCCGCTATTGCACCCGCAAGCGCAAGACTTTGCTCTCTGAAGGTCACCAGCCCACTGCGCTCGACCTCATCGCAGATTACCTGCGCCGCAACAATGCCATCAACGAAATCATTTTTTCAGGCGGTGACCCTCTCATGTTAACCCCGTCTGACTTTCTTGCCCGAGCGCAGACATTCTTGCAAATCGATTCGGTGCGGTATTTGCGCCTGCACACGCGCGCACTCACCACATCACCAGGGCTCTTAAGCCAGCGTTATCTCGACGCCCTTGCAGAACTAATCGGCAACTTTAAGCAGAAGACGATTGCATTTGTGCTGCACATCAACACGTCGGCTGAAATCAGCGACTCGGCGCGCGCCGCCGTTCAGAATCTGCGTGCGTTGGGTATTGCCTGTTATTCACAATCGGTTTTGCTGCGCGAAGTCAACGACAATGCCACAAGTCTAGCCGCTCTTTGCGATGCTCTTCACCACGCCGGAATTCAGCCCTATTATCTGCATCAACTCGATCGCGTCACCGGCTCCGCTCACTTCGAGGTGACCGATGCAGAAGCAATGCGCATTTACAGCGAACTCAAGACTCTGATTCCGCGGTACATGCTGCCCGCTTTTGTGAAAGACTCGAAGCAGGGCAAAAAGCCAATGTGCTGA
- the lepB gene encoding signal peptidase I, producing MIRKAEHYRASGKGSNKKWRGLLLASLIVVTVAVLIQLILRQLFFYPLSVTSDAMSPEIKPGDRRYFVYSRLSTPVSGDVVLIKSARADVELLCRIVAADGDRVQIAQGKLKINGSVARDLLPRTSDARDLSYEMPETEVRPNFIFCMNDNHLNTNDSRAHGIFSRNQIVAKVFKPLLLF from the coding sequence GTGATTCGCAAAGCCGAACATTATCGGGCATCGGGCAAAGGCTCGAATAAAAAATGGCGTGGTCTTCTGCTCGCATCACTAATCGTCGTTACGGTTGCAGTCTTGATTCAACTTATCTTGCGCCAACTGTTTTTCTATCCGTTGAGTGTCACCAGCGACGCAATGTCGCCCGAAATTAAGCCGGGAGACCGGCGCTACTTTGTTTATTCACGGCTGTCGACGCCCGTGAGCGGCGATGTCGTGCTCATCAAATCTGCGCGCGCCGATGTTGAACTGCTCTGCCGCATCGTGGCTGCAGACGGCGACCGCGTTCAGATAGCACAGGGCAAACTCAAGATCAACGGCTCAGTCGCGCGCGATCTTTTGCCCCGGACCAGCGATGCGCGCGATTTGAGTTATGAAATGCCTGAAACAGAAGTGCGCCCGAACTTTATCTTTTGCATGAACGACAATCACTTAAACACAAATGATTCGCGCGCTCATGGTATCTTTTCGCGTAACCAGATTGTGGCGAAGGTATTCAAGCCGCTCTTACTGTTCTAA
- a CDS encoding patatin-like phospholipase family protein — MPGKISLNLGGGAARGFAHVGAIRALVENDIHFDLLVGISMGSIVGGIYSVMPDVDFLEKRLKQLVAFEAFKNSVVGTWTTNQDPNSKGFVHRAQKLFAGTNILRRIFTAPGVLTPSDVQSVMYPFIADVTFNATAIPFATAAVNIRNGELRVFQGSDRLRDAVIASASMPLIFPPERIGKEWYVDGGVLDKLGIETAERLGATRFIVVDVSDEKLPDNIPRSGFDVMLKTEEIASEHRRIIQLQKANLVVRPIRGNYHWADYSAADEFIAMGYEATMEQIGEIRSIAANRRLFGFLSRS, encoded by the coding sequence ATGCCAGGCAAAATCTCTCTAAATCTTGGGGGTGGCGCCGCGCGGGGGTTCGCACACGTGGGTGCAATTCGCGCACTGGTCGAGAACGATATACATTTCGATCTGCTGGTGGGCATCTCAATGGGTTCAATCGTCGGCGGTATCTACAGCGTGATGCCCGATGTCGACTTTCTCGAAAAGCGGCTGAAGCAGCTCGTGGCATTCGAAGCGTTCAAGAACTCCGTGGTGGGCACCTGGACTACAAATCAAGATCCGAATTCCAAAGGTTTTGTGCATCGTGCGCAAAAGCTTTTCGCCGGTACGAATATCTTGCGGCGAATCTTCACCGCCCCGGGTGTTCTTACTCCTTCAGATGTGCAGAGCGTTATGTACCCGTTTATCGCCGACGTTACGTTTAACGCGACGGCAATACCCTTTGCCACCGCCGCTGTCAATATTCGCAACGGTGAGCTGCGCGTCTTTCAGGGTTCAGACCGGCTGCGCGATGCAGTCATCGCATCGGCTTCGATGCCGCTGATATTTCCCCCTGAGCGCATCGGCAAAGAGTGGTATGTCGACGGCGGGGTTCTCGACAAACTCGGCATCGAGACGGCTGAGCGTTTGGGTGCGACGAGGTTCATCGTGGTCGATGTGTCAGACGAAAAATTACCCGACAATATTCCGCGCAGCGGATTCGATGTGATGCTCAAGACAGAAGAAATCGCGTCTGAGCACCGGCGTATAATACAGCTGCAGAAGGCCAATCTGGTTGTGCGCCCGATTCGCGGCAACTACCACTGGGCCGATTATTCGGCCGCCGATGAATTCATCGCTATGGGTTATGAGGCAACAATGGAACAGATCGGCGAGATCAGGTCGATAGCAGCGAATCGCCGCCTTTTCGGTTTTCTCTCGCGCTCCTGA
- a CDS encoding 2Fe-2S iron-sulfur cluster-binding protein codes for MLSLFKKKEKPTFTAVIQSMGKTVTVKHRQTLLEAALEAGLDYPFSCGAGSCTTCKTKLIQGEYKDLSDMSLVLTEDDLKKGYILACQAIPKSDLIVTLEPDESKEYSGEVSGYRKLTHDIIEIKIKLSEKLRYTAGQYADLAVAGVKGSRSYSFASAPGAGGGNVEVAFHLRLVPNGEMTTWFHEKDRTGEKVKLRGPRGTFGWREEKSNLLCIAGGSGMAPIRAMLEDAAQKKMTKRIVYLFGARTQKDLYALEDMEKIKKQLGANFEFVPVLSHEDAGSNWKGARGLVTEYIGKQKLDFADTAAFLCGPPGMIDAAIVSLAENGIGKNDIFFDKFTDKSHVNK; via the coding sequence ATGCTTTCGCTATTCAAGAAAAAAGAAAAACCCACATTCACTGCGGTGATACAGAGTATGGGCAAGACAGTGACGGTGAAACACCGCCAAACCCTGCTCGAGGCCGCACTCGAAGCCGGTTTAGATTATCCTTTCAGCTGTGGCGCAGGCAGCTGCACGACCTGCAAGACAAAACTCATTCAGGGTGAATATAAAGACCTTTCAGATATGTCGCTGGTCTTGACCGAAGATGATCTGAAGAAGGGTTATATTCTCGCCTGTCAGGCGATACCCAAGTCTGACCTGATCGTCACGCTTGAACCCGATGAGTCAAAGGAATATTCGGGTGAAGTCAGCGGTTACCGTAAACTCACGCACGACATCATCGAAATCAAGATCAAACTCAGCGAGAAGCTGCGGTATACCGCCGGCCAATACGCCGATCTGGCCGTTGCAGGTGTGAAGGGTTCAAGATCATATTCATTCGCCAGTGCGCCAGGGGCGGGCGGTGGCAATGTTGAGGTCGCGTTTCACCTAAGGCTCGTGCCAAACGGTGAAATGACCACGTGGTTTCACGAGAAAGACCGCACCGGTGAAAAAGTGAAGCTGCGCGGCCCGCGCGGCACGTTCGGCTGGCGCGAAGAGAAGAGTAACCTGCTGTGCATTGCGGGTGGCAGCGGCATGGCACCGATTCGCGCGATGCTCGAAGACGCGGCCCAGAAGAAAATGACCAAGCGTATCGTCTATCTATTCGGAGCGCGTACACAAAAAGACCTGTATGCCCTCGAAGACATGGAGAAGATCAAAAAGCAACTCGGCGCAAATTTTGAGTTCGTGCCGGTTCTTTCTCACGAAGACGCCGGCTCAAACTGGAAGGGCGCGCGTGGCCTTGTAACAGAATACATAGGCAAACAAAAGCTCGACTTTGCCGACACGGCTGCATTTCTCTGCGGCCCGCCAGGCATGATCGATGCCGCGATTGTGTCGCTGGCAGAAAACGGTATTGGCAAAAACGATATCTTCTTCGACAAGTTCACCGACAAGAGTCACGTGAACAAATAA
- a CDS encoding bifunctional nuclease family protein yields the protein MMPAAVREIAITPMGYAAVVTPEFKDKIIPIFIGPSEAYAISTVLQNDKLERPVGADLLRSVIEAAGGSLTKVFINDFHNGTFFARVYVTGSHFENNLLELDARPSDAIALAVRFKSPIYVAEHVYDRTAIDPTTLREADADALRTASEGSIDEFLTADDRDDFFEAILEEFGEKKKKSPKETKETTLEKVKFLSRSEVLQQMLKTALGRENYEEAARLRDELRTELSN from the coding sequence ATGATGCCCGCTGCCGTCCGCGAGATTGCCATCACCCCTATGGGGTATGCCGCCGTTGTGACGCCCGAATTTAAAGACAAAATTATACCAATTTTTATCGGCCCGTCTGAAGCGTACGCAATTTCAACTGTTCTGCAGAACGACAAACTGGAGCGCCCTGTGGGGGCCGATCTTCTGCGCTCGGTTATCGAAGCTGCGGGTGGTTCGCTGACTAAAGTCTTCATTAACGACTTTCATAACGGCACGTTCTTCGCGCGTGTTTATGTCACTGGGTCGCATTTTGAGAATAATCTGCTCGAGCTCGATGCACGCCCCTCTGACGCTATTGCCCTGGCAGTTCGTTTTAAGTCGCCCATTTACGTCGCTGAGCATGTCTACGATCGCACCGCCATTGACCCGACGACGCTGCGCGAAGCCGATGCTGATGCGCTGCGCACGGCAAGCGAAGGCAGCATCGACGAGTTCTTGACCGCCGATGATAGAGACGACTTTTTCGAGGCGATTCTCGAAGAGTTTGGCGAAAAAAAGAAGAAGAGCCCAAAAGAGACTAAAGAGACAACCCTTGAGAAAGTGAAATTTCTTTCACGCAGCGAGGTCTTGCAGCAAATGCTCAAGACCGCACTGGGCCGCGAGAATTACGAAGAGGCAGCCCGCCTGCGAGACGAACTGCGCACCGAATTAAGCAACTGA
- the hemG gene encoding protoporphyrinogen oxidase, translated as MQRIAVVGAGISGLSHAYYLKKKFPQAHVALFNGQKPGGNIATEQHEGATLEPGPDSYLDRSGLFNQLITELDIKDKLLFEDKKSAKRYILKDGYLVAAPKSPGGFITTSLLFFPEKIRIFLAMRRKFSLWPTITLFDAARNVLGFSAAEYLASPFARGVYGSEAEDLEFSSVFPQLFGKIVAAPRLKNALKEYMLERKNFWQGELGEVKFEKGIYCFKGGMVTWVDAFVKKLQAMGVELVNEKIARVQTASGGQLQLSSKSRQFDAFDHIVSTIGTADVAYVLRDFDKELAKKVAELKHSPINVVYSGYNRKEFSYAGYGFLVPRKERASILGSIFASNVFPGRAPDDIFLTKTMISGESDLFKDAELASLAEESLARVMKVRAKPKWSRVFRHTPGIPRYAPGYGEWKRDVMALKEKHPNLHLAGWAFSGIGLADQLESGYLHARSIATK; from the coding sequence ATGCAACGAATCGCTGTGGTGGGTGCCGGTATCTCGGGTCTCAGCCATGCCTATTACCTCAAGAAGAAGTTTCCACAGGCGCACGTGGCACTCTTCAACGGGCAAAAACCGGGAGGCAATATCGCCACCGAGCAGCACGAGGGTGCGACGCTCGAGCCAGGCCCTGATTCGTATCTCGATCGCAGCGGGCTTTTTAACCAGCTGATAACCGAGCTCGATATTAAAGACAAGTTGCTTTTCGAAGACAAGAAGAGTGCGAAGCGTTACATTCTTAAAGACGGTTATTTGGTAGCAGCTCCGAAATCACCGGGGGGATTCATAACGACATCGTTATTGTTCTTTCCTGAAAAAATCCGCATTTTTCTGGCGATGCGCCGCAAATTCTCCCTGTGGCCAACGATTACGCTTTTCGATGCTGCCCGCAATGTCCTGGGCTTTAGTGCAGCGGAATACCTTGCCTCACCTTTTGCCCGCGGCGTTTATGGCAGCGAAGCAGAAGACCTGGAGTTTTCATCGGTGTTTCCGCAGCTCTTTGGTAAGATAGTGGCGGCGCCGCGCCTCAAGAATGCACTCAAAGAATATATGCTCGAGCGCAAGAATTTCTGGCAGGGCGAACTCGGTGAGGTTAAGTTCGAAAAGGGTATCTACTGCTTTAAGGGCGGCATGGTCACCTGGGTTGACGCCTTCGTCAAAAAGCTGCAGGCTATGGGTGTAGAGTTAGTCAACGAGAAGATAGCGCGCGTGCAGACTGCCTCAGGGGGCCAGCTGCAGCTCAGCTCTAAATCCCGCCAGTTTGATGCATTTGACCACATCGTCTCGACGATTGGTACAGCCGATGTTGCCTATGTGCTCAGAGACTTCGACAAAGAACTGGCGAAAAAGGTAGCCGAGCTCAAGCATTCGCCGATCAATGTCGTCTATTCGGGCTACAATCGCAAAGAGTTCTCATACGCTGGTTATGGCTTTCTCGTGCCGCGCAAAGAACGGGCTTCGATTCTAGGTTCGATATTCGCAAGCAATGTTTTTCCCGGGCGCGCACCCGACGATATTTTTCTCACCAAGACGATGATCTCGGGCGAGAGCGATCTCTTCAAAGATGCGGAGTTGGCATCTTTGGCTGAAGAGTCTCTGGCGCGTGTCATGAAGGTTCGTGCCAAACCGAAATGGAGCCGGGTTTTCAGGCATACACCCGGCATTCCGCGTTATGCCCCGGGTTATGGCGAGTGGAAACGCGACGTCATGGCGCTAAAAGAAAAACACCCGAACCTGCACCTCGCAGGCTGGGCGTTTTCGGGAATTGGTTTGGCAGACCAGCTGGAATCTGGCTACCTGCACGCGAGGTCAATCGCCACAAAATGA